A stretch of DNA from Coccidioides posadasii str. Silveira chromosome 1, complete sequence:
GATGTCGAAGATGTAGGTGGTGGTGTGGCCGTTCTTGGCTTCACCTGTCTTGTCACTCTCATCGAGCTCGTCATCCAGCAGGAGGTATTCCATCTTGACGGGGTCGGTCAGCCAGCCTTGGTGTGTGTACGCAGCACCGACGTATGGGGTCTTCGAGATGATCTTTGGGTTGCGCTTGTTCGTGACATCCATGATGGTGAGGGTATCTTCATTGTAGTTGAAGCAAATCTCGCGGCCCCTGAATTGCCTATCCGGCCCAGTGTAGATAACACATTGGGCTTGACTGCATGTCAGTGCCGATTTCCACAACATTGATGTAGGTTATATTATGCTTACCGTCATGCACGTATCCATCCTGGTGAGCACAGCCTGGCGACGTTGGCTTGGCGGGATTGGAAACATCGAGCATATAGAGACCTCCCTTGCAGGGAGAATTGCGGGGTGTGCCCACAACGTAAATCATCTTTTTCTCCTCATGGGAGATAACGTTGTGTGAGCTTCCAAAGCCACGGTACCACGCAGTTAGGTCCTTGGTCTTGTCGAAGGTGACGGGCCTTGTGACATTGAGCAACTACGCAAAAAGCTGTTtagtgaagatgaagaagagagatatAGCTGCATGCACTAATGCTTACCTTTCTCATGTCAAAGACCTGGAGACCGTGGTTTGGTGACTCGGCGCCGATGTACACGTATCCATCGACAACCTTCATATCACGCCATATGATGTTTGAGGTCTGGGTTGGCAATCTGCCCCTATACTCGAGGCTGCCGTCCTTCATAATTTCCACGAATGCGGTTCCGTCAGTTTGTCCAACAGCGCCGAATTCCCGGCCATCCCGCGAGGTCCAGCCTAAATGAATGTTTTAGCTTCCAGGGCATGAATTAATGGACAGCCGACAGAATCCACCTACCCCAAATGTCGTTACCCCTTCTGGTTTGGCTGCCGAGATCCTCGTGCGGCAAGAATCCGTGCAAGTCAACATTGTTGCAGGAGTATTCACCCGCCTTCCCGTCCACACATTTGACCAGGCGGGAAGCACGGTATCTACCGGCTTCGAAGAGACCGTCCCTTTCCATGTTGTCCTGGGCCTCCAGCTTCATGGACATCAATCGGTCCATGGCGGCTCTGTTGGCGGCGCTGGCCAAGCCGGCCGAGGCCAATAGCATAAGTGATGTAATGGTCTTCATGATGAAGGGGTATCCCTGAACTGGAAATGGATATGAATTTTCCCAAGTTGAGAGGAAAATACCAGTTGCGTTCCTCAATGACTTGGGGATACCAGATGGTTCTTATACCTGCCCCCTCGACAACTCCACCATGATCAGCAAACCCAAAAAGTGCTTGTCATGGCCAGGGTGTGCCACGATGCCCAGGAAGTGGATGTCTAATCCCTTgtggagtacggagtattgcAGGAAATGAATAAGAAAGCGAATGCTAAGACCACAACCAATAGCTGGCCCGGGGAATAGGCGGAAAAATGTGGATTCGGCATTTTTGCAGTCGGATATATGATGCAAGAAACGAAAAGAGGAAAGGGTATATTTCCAGCCTTCGCGCATGCCACAGCGCAGGGCACCCCGAAAGGATCGAAGGCAACGATGCCGTTGACCTCCTGAGAAAGTGAATTCCGGCCATAACGAATTCCCGTCTTCCGCCCAAGGTCCTCAATCCCGTTCGCGGGAAGTTGATGAATTTCGACCCAAAGACACAGATGGTTGATATCCTCAAACCTACTTTCCACAGGCGTTACATTGTGGGTGGAGGCGGCGGAGGATATCCACCGAACTGAATCTGGGGATGACGGGGGAACACGAATTGAGAGACATGCTGGCCAAACAGGTTTTCCAGAAATAAGtcaactagttaactaaggCTAGGAAGGCCTCCGTTCTCAGAAGAGGCGCTCCTGGTGGATGTTTGGCTGGTTGAGGCCGGGCTGCCACCCCCGAGGGCGGCGCTCCACAATCCCGTAGAATGCTTGCCATGTGAATCCAGCGATCGGTTTGTATTGCAACATCACTATCTTGCCATTGCGTGCGTCTATTGCGGTTGTGGTTTAGTTTCATCCAGTTCTCCGTAGTTGAAGGTTAAAGAAACTCTTGCGATGATCAATGCCATGGTCAACAGCTAACCCAAATTTGGTATCGCGCAAGGAATAATCCTAGTCAATGATCTGAGTTAAGTGTCAACAATAAGATGCACGCAGGCCCGACCCCCTGGCCACCATTAAGAGGAGACAGGGACCAGGGGTGTTGGGAATCGAATCTTCGATCCTGCAACCCCAGCCTACCGAGGCTACAGTCGGGGAGCAAAAGAAGCATTCTGTCCAGGGGCTCCCCAGGTGGTCGGGAGATGAACATCATTCTGACAGCTGGAAGATCTCGTGAGCTGGGCTGCTGGCACTGTCGATCTGGTCGATAAAACCCGAGCGAGCTGGATGTTGACGCTTGGTGAAGGCCGGACTGGAAGAAGGTTGCAATGTCGCGTGGTGTTTGAGATGTTTGCGTGCAGTTCTCCCCTCCTCTCTCGCCAACACGACATCGCGCCCGGCCATCTGTCACCTCAAACCCTCCGCCGTCTCGGCACGGGCGACACCGGGTATCTCCACCATCCTTTCGTCCTCGAAGGCAATTCCCCCACTACCTACTGCGAAAAAAGTCTACCGCCTACCCAAGAGACTGCCGGTTAGCTAAAACATCCCCTGCACTAGACTCGGCAAGTCTCAACCCTTGTTATCTGCCATGCCGTCTAGCAGGGAATCTCTGGCAAGCCAACTACCTTGATGCCGCCTCTCGTCAGCAGATTCCCTCAGCCGTCTCTCGACACGAGGGGAGTTCATCGTCTCCACTACTGCTTTGAAATACTTTCTCTTAGGGTCCGAAGCCTGCGGCGTTCTGGATTACCACCCCCTCGTGTGAGCCCAATAGCTAATGTCGAAAGTTGGGATGCTGGGAGAAACATTCGTGCCCGAAAAGGCACCACTCCATCTTGACTAAGGAGGAGAGGTGGGAGATGACGAGTTCTGTGTATCGTAGCGGAGGTTATCACGATGTCGAACCAAATTTCATCAGATGGAGGCGGTGATGAAGACCAGGAATCAGTAACCCAAATCTGCATGGATATCCCCCGTCCCGGCTGTCTCCCTTAACTATTTTATCTCCAAGGGAGAGAGCTTCGGCTCCTGCTGCTCTGGAGGGCTTCAGACAAACTTCACGTCCCAAACACGGTTCAGCTCTGTTCGTGAAACCTTTCCTTTTCACCGTTCGACACATGACTCTGCCGACACCAAGAGAAGGCGAAGGGTTACCAAAAGTGTTGAAAGGCCGGAATGCCGTCAAGGATAGTACCAAAAGGTATTATCGTAGCCATCATGCCCTGCGGACCCCAACGGGCAAAAATACTCTTGTTCCCTGTACTGAAGCTTTAACACCCCCTAAGTGCTCGTTAATGAATCGCTACTTACATGGTCTCGGCCGGAATTGGGGTGTTCATCTCACCGAATCCGACACAAAAGTTCCCGAGCCAAGATTTGAACTGGAGTAACTCCGGGCAACTCCGAAAACTAATCGAACACCGCGTTGTCAGTTGCATATTATATAGAGTGatatcttgaattcttgAAGTCTCTTAGTTTATCCGTCTCCAAACAGAGAGGAATAGTTGACGTACACACCCTATCTTCTCCATTGACTCTGGAGCGCTTCCGAGGCCTTGACACTCTTTTCACGGCGTCTTCCTGGTCACTACGCCTCCTTTCTACGTGGCGAGCCGTTTCTCTCTTAGGTACCAGGTACAATTGCTGTCGCTGTTCTGTGGAGGTGACGGGGATTGGAAATGCAGGGCATCCGGAAGATGACCCCGCTCTCTTTTAATTAGCCACATCTTAGCGAATGGCGTTTGATATGTAGCTGTTGGATCGAGCTCTCCCCCAACTTCCTGCAGCCTTATCAACGCCATTTTCCAACTGAATGGGTCTGCGAGCGCGTTTCTCGAAGTATTTGCCATGAATGTCTTTTCAATCGACATTGAAATACAGCGCAACCGGACAGTCACCATCTTTTGGATACTGAGACAAAAATCGGCCGCTGGCTGCCCAGTGATGATCACCCATAGAGGCGAAAGCCTAGAAAATTCTCCGAATTTTGGGCTTCGAGCAGCTAAATTAGGAAACTAACGCGTGCCTCGTACTTTAGAGCCTAGGATTTGGTTAATCACACTTAGTTGCTGCTCATGTTCTTAGAATCTCAGGACTCTACGCATCTTGTGATGAAGAACTCTATAGGACCCCGATGCTGACTCCACTAGTTGCACAGCCAGTACATCAGTAGGGCAACGCATGAATTGTTCACGACATGCCCGGCAAGCCTCCCATCAGAGATGCAACCCAATCACATACTCCAAGAACATCAGCAGACTCTCCTTCCATTTGGCATAGTTTCACAAGAATTTGACTGATCAAAAACTTAAGATGCTGACAATTGCTGGTCTTGTTTGAATAAACTGCAATGTAAACATTTTACGATGGGTGCTAAAGTGCCTCGACGACATGATCTAATATCTATATGCCGGATTGGTTTTGACTAGTAGCTCAGGAGCAGTAGGATTCAAGAACGCACTAACTAGTGTTGTGTAGAGCACATTAGAACCAACAGCAACTGGTCTACAGAATTATTTGGTGGATCTACCCTGTACTGGGTAACTATCAAACTTGCCTTAGTGGTGTGACGGATCGTACACGCGTAGATGTgattaataaaaaaataacTCCAATTATTGTCATTTGCCGCATATAACATTTTCatttgtatgtatgtacatgcTCTATATATAGAATGTAAGTGGTTATAACTAAGAAAGGGCTCAGTtcacatacatacatgatCCCTTTCTCCTATTGCTAACAACACCAAAATAGCAAAGAGAAGCTTAAAAATACAGCGTACCAAGAAACAAAGCCAAAGGTATCCCAAACATGAATCATCCAAGAACCATATATGGCTTTATAGTACGGAGAGCAATCACGCTCATCTAAAAGGTAAAGCAAACATGGTACAGTACATCTGCCAGGGAGAGAAAGGAGCAAGGATACACAGCAAATACTCACCAACCCTTCTCCCAACCaaaagagaaggaaaaaaaaggaggaaaggaaaggaaaaagaaaagaagaaaaaagtaCAAAAGGATAATTAAAACAACAATGTTCCTCAAGGGCCTTCGATGTCTCCTCTTTTCAACCCTCCTGGGACCTTAATCGCTTTGCTAACCCATTCAGTTTTCGCAATATCATCTAGTTGCATCCGTCGACTACTTCGCTTCAGCAGGCCCTGCACACAGAGCTGCGCACCGTCCAGTGCGGCTCCTTTCGCAGGATCCCATTCTCCATCATCATCGCCATATCGATACCAACTCCACTCACATCGCGCGATACGATGCGGAGTACGAGCGCGCAATTTAGCGGGGTCGCCGCGAGTACCAGGCAGGGGGTCGAACGGAAGCCTATTCTCAACAATAGCGTAGAGAAGGACTCCGAGAGCCCAACCATCCGTGGATCGACCGTCGTACGGCTGGCCCATGAGAATTTCTGGGGCGGCGTAATCCTCTGATCCACACCGCGTGTGGAGCAAAGGACTCTCCGGCGGTTGTGGAATGCGCCGGGATAGGCCCAAGTCCGTTAGAGTGACGATAGATCGCGGATAACTTTCCCATTCACAGATGTCCTGCATCACTGCGGTGGGGACGTTAATGAGTACATCTGGAGGGCGACGGTCAGCATGCGTGGGTagaacgaaaaaaaaaaaaaaaattaataaataaataaaagaaaaagaaaaagcaaagaaaagcCTACTCTCGAGCTTGATGTCACGATGAACGATCTGGTTTTGGTGTAAATATCGCACAGCAGCCACCAGTTCCGCAAATATCCTCCGTATCAGCGGGGGTGATAAAGCTTTTGGCGCCTGGCTGGCGAACTCAAACAGGTCGCCCCCGGGACAATAATCCAGCACTAGGAGAGCCCTCTTTTTGTCACTACCAAAAGCCTTGAGTTGAGTAATCGAAGGGTGATGGATGGATTTGAGAATGTCAACTTCTCGTTTCAAAGACACTTCGACTCTCTCCTCATCAGCCCCGCCCGCAGGACCATACTCGACTACTTTTACCGCGACCAACCGGGGCTGAGCGGGGATATCGTGAGTTCCGTTGAACTCCACATTTGGGAGTCCCTCTCGGACAGCAAGCACGACCTGACTGAACGTGCCCTGTCCCAGTTGACGAATCATTCGATACCTTCGGGGCTGCTGCGTTCTGACTGACTTGACGTTGTACACCTGAGCCGAGGAGAGACTGGGCCCGAGTGAACCCGGGGCCATCCCGTTTTCGCTACTCTCTTCACCACGACGTGTGCTGGGTGGACTTGGAGGGTGCGCATGGGGAATCGTTAAGCCACGTTGAACGGCTAGGTACTCTTCACGGTGAAGCTTGTTTTGCACAGCCCGTCGAGGAGAAGGTGAAACACAGCTAACGCCATTTGAGCTATTCGAAGGAGACTTTAGAACTGCTGGAACGTGCAGAGCAGGCGGGACATACTCGCTAAGACTCCGGTTGCGCGCATGGCCGTTTTGCGGTACTCTTATATGGACATCCTTTTCGGCAGGTGTTTGGTCCTGACCACCCGGAGCGGTATCATAACCTCGACGTTGGCCAGATGAAGATCTCGGTGGTCTGGTCGGATCTAGCGATTTCAGGCTGAAGGTGGAGCCCCGATATGATGCTGTTGACGGAGATCTTGGGAGCGACTGATAACTACCGCATCTCCAAGGCGAGTTGCCTTGGATAGGTGATGGCAGCGGGGTGATATCTGTCAGAGCGGCGAGCTGCGGCGATGAGAAGATGGAACCTGGAGAGAGAGATCCTGTACTGGAGTGTGGAGCAGCCAGAGCAGCGCGCAAGCTCGACGTTCTGTGGGGCAAGCTGGTGGACGATAGACTGGCTCGAAGAGGGGCATCGAGGTCCGGTTGGCTGCCCGGAGCCATGATTCTTGTGTCTCCAAAGTCCGTGCGGACGCTGAGGGCAGGAGGCCTTTGCAGAGGTGTGGAAGGTTCGTTTGGCAGAAGGTTGGTCAAGAGCCTTGAGTCATCGTGGGGGGCGACCTTGAAGTTCGGTGTTGTCGGAGCTTGGCCAACAAGCCTGTTCGGAGGGCATCCTGGCTGGGGCTGGTCAGAAAGAGAGGCTGAGGCGGTGGATGGATGTTTGGTCGAAATGGTCGTGGACGTCGTCGTCAGCGAAATTCGAGGTGATGCATCAAGTCCAAGTGTCGTAGCGCCGGCGTTGACTGGATGAGGCTCCGTCCGAGAAGGGTTGCGTTCTACCATCGAGAATGTGGCCGTTGCAGAGAGGCCGCGTCTGGGTGGTCACCGAAGACGCAACGGAGACGGCGTTGGAGGCCTGAAGGGCCAAAGTTGGTCTGAAGGTTGTTCCCGTCTCAAAGATCTAATAATAGCTGCTTGTGCATGAAGCGAAAAGGTGGGGGGATCCTTGAGTCGAGGATGATGTAACAGCAGCACTGCAATGGCACACGAAGCGGTTGGCGTTGAACGGGTGTCCTTTTCGGCTCCAGATAGGAGGACACTCCGTAAAGGGATGGCAGAATGACTTGGGACGAAAGCTGTGCACTCTTCCTGCGTCCCATCGTTTCCTTTTATCCGCTCGCTCCGGTGGACGGGCTGCGCACGAAGCGAGGCGAGGAGCGTGATGGCGTTCGTTCGTCGCTGGCCTGGTGCTGCTTTACGGACTCGATAGGTGCGTGACTAACAAATTAGGCTTTAAGGTTATTCCGCTGCCGCTCAACATTCGGCCAATCACACTTGAGAATCGAAGCATCCACCGGCTTTGGAAACCAGGACAAACGAAGCAAAACACCAACATTCTCGCTCATCCGCCTCGCATAGTGAAGACTTTGTTACATCACTACTAGTGAATAACTCCGCAACCCATACATACACGCATCATCTCCCCGTCCAGCTACCGTCATCCATCGCCTGTCTGTCACAGCTCATCGTCCCTGCTGGGCAGCGTTCCGTCTGGGTTCTTAATTCTCCCATTTTCCAGTCGACTCCAGTCAAAATCTGGAGGGAACGGTGTGCACCCTTCCACCTCTTCCCAGGCCTCCGTCGCAAACTCAAACGTCGCCGCGAGATCTAAATCCATATCCTTCGGCTTGAGCAGCCTAAAATCCTCCGAGAATATGGCTAAGCTTTGCTCCTGTTTTTGTCTTATATTTTCCAGTGTTGATTCCTGCATCAATAGTTAAGTTAGCCTATTTGCCGGTCGCGTGGCACAGGGTTCCCTATGCTAGCATACATGGCATATTGCTGCTATCTTTGTTTCATCCTGTTGCAATTCTCCCATCATTTTCACAAAGACGCTGTCGTCAGAGATCGTGTCCCATCCGTCTGTGTTTTGTGCTACCCAAGTGCTTTCGTTGTCCTTAGGGATTAGCTTGTACGCCAGCATTTTTCGCCTGGTCCCATCATTCGTATCATCGGACAGGCTACTATAATTGTTCACTCCCCTGTTTTCATCTGTTGTCCATCCGATCTGTCTAGCAGGGTAGTATCGGATCAGCCTATGGCGCTGTATTGCGTCCACCAGATCCGTTAGGCCGCAGGCATGTTCCAGGTACAAGTCAGACGGTAACCATTCACGACCAGGAAGATCAGAAATGACGCGAAACTGTACTCTTTCCGGCATCGGAAACGGACGGCGGGCTTCCTCAAGCCTTGCCAACTTCCCATACGCGTCGGATGCAGCTCCCGTAGTAAGCTCATTCACTTCCTGCTGTGAGACTCCTTCCCTTAGCAACCTACGATCAATCTCATCGATTGCTGCGGGAAGAAGTTGTCTGTGTCTTCTGATCATTCTTTTAACATATTCCCTGAAAGCCGTTTCTTTTGCCACCTCTCCCAGCGCCGCGTTGAAATCGAAGTCCCGCATGTCGAATTGGTCCGAGCCATCTTCATAGTCAAAGCCAGGGAGCCCTGGCGCTGGCTGAGGGTTGTTGAATAACTCATCTATGGGCCAATAATTCACCCATCCCACGACACCACGATAGAAGCCATCGTACCAAAGCCAGTGGATCATATCATCGACCATTGCGGGTCGGGGTTGTGCTGCTTCCATGGGCAAGCTATTGTTGCGCGTGTTTATGTGGTCCATCTTATCCTATAACAATGATAATTGGAGGCCTGCGAAGAACTAGGCTGTTGACAGAGGCCCAGTTTCTTGCATTAAAGAAGCAAAGTGCGAGGAATCAAGAGGAAAATATGGAGCTTTCCTCGCGCAAACACAGACAACGATTGATTGCTCAAGCTGTTGCCTGGCAAGAGCACCAAGCAGGAAGCAGCGAGCTAATGAGGTGCTCATGGAGAAGTTTCACCAGCAGAAAAGCTCTCCATCTAAATGCCAACTAGTTGAGTAGTCTGCGGTACTCACCTCAGATTTTCCATCCCTCGTGCCTAGCCTAGCACAACGGTGAGTGTATGTTGTTGATGCTGTTGGTCCCGGTTGTGCGTGGAGGCTTTCTACATGCTTTAAGGACTATTGGTTGATAAATCCAACATAGCATAATGAGGTCTCTATATTAATGGCTTAGGATCATGCAAAAGTGTTGGTTTTCATTTAACTTACACATACATAGCACATTCCATTAAATGAATAAAATGCTGAGAAAGTCAAACTCCTCCAGCTAGCAGCAGGCAAAGCCAGCagggcaaaaagaaaagctaAACAAACCAAAACCTCTATATGTACAAACAATACAGGAAATCAGTTCCCATGACGTACTGACAAAACCCACTGTCCATATACGAAGAATGCGAGGACAATGCTAACTCGAATACCTCTCAGATGTGCGCCAGAGTGGAAGATgcgttcttttttttaatcaaccagcgaaaaaaaagggtaaatAATACACGGGGAGGATAATGGCGGTGGCTCGGGTCCGAGATGAATTACATAGGCTCAGTATCGGATCGCCAGCGCAGGCACTCCAAAGGTGAAGGCCGTTTGCGACTGTCATATTGTCGCAACCTGCATCCTGGCGCGGCGGAAGTAGCGGCGAATAGGTCCGGGGAGGGAACCGGTTATCTCTATGAAAAGAACACGCGTCGGGCAACCTAAAAGCGTAGATGTCAGAACAAGCAATGTCGAATCTGATGAAGGATATGGGCGGCCCTACGGTCCAGGCGGCCGCCACACCGGCGACAATTCCTCCGGATATCATCATAGGCCTTAAGCCTCTAGTGCTCTTGAAAAGCATCCCACTCAGTGCGCCAGCGACAATGCTATTCGCCGCATCATGCTTGCCACGGGCATATCCCAACGTCGAGTTGATTCCATTGTATGTCATAGCAAGCACGCCGGCAGAGTTGCCCAAGAAAGGGCCACGTCTTGTCACGGAGTTGAGCACGGCGTTCAGCCGCAGCTTGGGAGGCGCACTGGGAGGTGCTTTCCTCAATCCCTCTGTAAGACCCCAAAGACCTCCAATGGACAGAGCTGTGAGATACGTCGTTCCGGTGCCATAACTCAGGTCATCGGACCACCCCCGGGAAGGAAGTGCAGATTGAGAACCAGGGAGTTCATTCAATGTGGAGTCCTCGAGAGTGAGATAGTCTAGTGTTTCGCGATTAAGTCCCGCGAGAGGGTGTAACTCTGAAGGATCAGGAATGGCTGTGCTAGAGAGGAAAGAGGTGACATCGTGAGCGGAAGAAGGGTCGAAGGCAGCCGGAGCCGGGGAAGTAGAAGATTTCCGGCCGGAGAGGGTGTCCCAGATCGACATGATGAGAGTATGGAGGTATTACAAGAAATAACCAattaaagagaaaaaaggagacTATTAAATATGTGCGCCTGTTGCGCTTGTTGGATTGACTGCTAAAATGGGCTGTCAAAGGGCGGGTGAATGCTTGAATCAGAACCTCCACCGAGCTGGAGTTTGAATCctgagaagcaaaaaaagtTGAATCGACGCCGAGTTTGCTCTGTTTGCCCAGATTACTGCGTCTTGATTGGCTGCTGGCCAAGGGAAAACTTCACGTATGGAACTAAACTTAAATGGGAATAGCCGCGGATCGGAACCTCACTCTTCAAGCAAAGCGAATTTTTTGACGGGCGGCGGGACGAAGTAGCGATTGGcgtttgctccatttcttttcatcttttctttttgctaCCCTACA
This window harbors:
- the TIM23 gene encoding Mitochondrial import inner membrane translocase subunit tim23 (BUSCO:464711at4751~EggNog:ENOG410PGJA~COG:U~TransMembrane:1 (i184-202o)~BUSCO:13808at33183); the encoded protein is MSIWDTLSGRKSSTSPAPAAFDPSSAHDVTSFLSSTAIPDPSELHPLAGLNRETLDYLTLEDSTLNELPGSQSALPSRGWSDDLSYGTGTTYLTALSIGGLWGLTEGLRKAPPSAPPKLRLNAVLNSVTRRGPFLGNSAGVLAMTYNGINSTLGYARGKHDAANSIVAGALSGMLFKSTRGLRPMMISGGIVAGVAAAWTVARRVFFS
- a CDS encoding uncharacterized protein (SECRETED:SignalP(1-18)~EggNog:ENOG410PKW4~COG:S), encoding MKTITSLMLLASAGLASAANRAAMDRLMSMKLEAQDNMERDGLFEAGRYRASRLVKCVDGKAGEYSCNNVDLHGFLPHEDLGSQTRRGNDIWGWTSRDGREFGAVGQTDGTAFVEIMKDGSLEYRGRLPTQTSNIIWRDMKVVDGYVYIGAESPNHGLQVFDMRKLLNVTRPVTFDKTKDLTAWYRGFGSSHNVISHEEKKMIYVVGTPRNSPCKGGLYMLDVSNPAKPTSPGCAHQDGYVHDAQCVIYTGPDRQFRGREICFNYNEDTLTIMDVTNKRNPKIISKTPYVGAAYTHQGWLTDPVKMEYLLLDDELDESDKTGEAKNGHTTTYIFDIKSLKKPKHTGTYQSPVKSIDHNQYVVNGLTYQANYGSGLRIVDISSVERDPTGKSFKEVGFFDCHPEDDEQGGVVDFFGSWSVYPYFKSGYTLINSIERGVYSVKYTGPGRKYH
- a CDS encoding uncharacterized protein (EggNog:ENOG410Q54I~BUSCO:12531at33183), with translation MDHINTRNNSLPMEAAQPRPAMVDDMIHWLWYDGFYRGVVGWVNYWPIDELFNNPQPAPGLPGFDYEDGSDQFDMRDFDFNAALGEVAKETAFREYVKRMIRRHRQLLPAAIDEIDRRLLREGVSQQEVNELTTGAASDAYGKLARLEEARRPFPMPERVQFRVISDLPGREWLPSDLYLEHACGLTDLVDAIQRHRLIRYYPARQIGWTTDENRGVNNYSSLSDDTNDGTRRKMLAYKLIPKDNESTWVAQNTDGWDTISDDSVFVKMMGELQQDETKIAAICHESTLENIRQKQEQSLAIFSEDFRLLKPKDMDLDLAATFEFATEAWEEVEGCTPFPPDFDWSRLENGRIKNPDGTLPSRDDEL
- a CDS encoding uncharacterized protein (EggNog:ENOG410PFW7~COG:T~BUSCO:4003at33183); translated protein: MVERNPSRTEPHPVNAGATTLGLDASPRISLTTTSTTISTKHPSTASASLSDQPQPGCPPNRLVGQAPTTPNFKVAPHDDSRLLTNLLPNEPSTPLQRPPALSVRTDFGDTRIMAPGSQPDLDAPLRASLSSTSLPHRTSSLRAALAAPHSSTGSLSPGSIFSSPQLAALTDITPLPSPIQGNSPWRCGSYQSLPRSPSTASYRGSTFSLKSLDPTRPPRSSSGQRRGYDTAPGGQDQTPAEKDVHIRVPQNGHARNRSLSDCVSPSPRRAVQNKLHREEYLAVQRGLTIPHAHPPSPPSTRRGEESSENGMAPGSLGPSLSSAQVYNVKSVRTQQPRRYRMIRQLGQGTFSQVVLAVREGLPNVEFNGTHDIPAQPRLVAVKVVEYGPAGGADEERVEVSLKREVDILKSIHHPSITQLKAFGSDKKRALLVLDYCPGGDLFEFASQAPKALSPPLIRRIFAELVAAVRYLHQNQIVHRDIKLENVLINVPTAVMQDICEWESYPRSIVTLTDLGLSRRIPQPPESPLLHTRCGSEDYAAPEILMGQPYDGRSTDGWALGVLLYAIVENRLPFDPLPGTRGDPAKLRARTPHRIARCEWSWYRYGDDDGEWDPAKGAALDGAQLCVQGLLKRSSRRMQLDDIAKTEWVSKAIKVPGGLKRGDIEGP